The Phragmites australis chromosome 15, lpPhrAust1.1, whole genome shotgun sequence genome window below encodes:
- the LOC133893635 gene encoding uncharacterized protein LOC133893635, giving the protein MAMPSSAPAARLRLLTVPALLLLLSSAALLVFLILPSLSPSTSAHLCACSPPATTHTTTTVTTTTTTASHAPVTTSPADVSWLKAQLASNSLLADGAAASHDAWHRLRKGINPRTREQQLFDINRHHGISHYLDKEATNHTALPCPGELLVEEHHSNYGEPWAGGRDVFEFLANASALTPTDQVLEIGCGTLRVGLHFIRYLEAGRFHCLERDELSLMAALRYELPAQGLLYKRPMIVRGEDMDFSKFGDTVMYDLIYASAVFLHIPDKLVWTGLERLAGKLRPQRGRIFVSHNIKFCSRLGGDECTQRLAKLGLEYVGKHIHDSLLFNHYEIWFEFRRPKV; this is encoded by the exons ATGGCGATGCCGTCGAGCGCCCCCGCGGCGCGGCTGCGGCTGCTCACCGTGccggcgctgctgctgctgctctcctcGGCCGCGCTGCTCGTCTTCCTCATACTGCCCTCGCTCTCCCCCTCCACCTCCGCGCACCTCTGCGCCTGCTCGCCCCCCGCCACTAcgcacaccaccaccaccgtcaccaccaccaccaccactgcctCCCACGCGCCCGTCACCACctcccccgccgacgtctcctgGCTCAAGGCCCAGCTCGCCTCCAACTCCCTCCTTGCCGACGGCGCCGCGGCCTCTCACGACGCCTGGCACCGCCTGCGCAAGGGCATCAACCCGCGCACCCGCGAGCAGCAGCTCTTCGACATCAACAG GCACCATGGGATCTCTCACTATCTGGACAAAGAAGCAACCAACCACACCGCGCTGCCTTGCCCTGGTGAGCTCCTTGTCGAAGAGCACCACAGCAACTATGGTGAACCGTGGGCTGGTGGCCGTGACGTTTTCGAGTTCCTTGCTAATGCCTCTGCTCTCACGCCCACGGACCAGGTTCTCGAAATTGGATGTGGGACGCTTCGTGTTGGTCTGCATTTCATTCGGTATCTCGAGGCTGGGAGGTTCCATTGCCTGGAGCGGGACGAGCTGTCTCTCATGGCTGCTCTTCGGTATGAACTGCCAGCGCAGGGGCTGCTGTATAAGCGGCCAATGATTGTGAGAGGGGAGGATATGGATTTCAGCAAGTTTGGGGATACAGTTATGTATGATCTCATTTATGCAAGCGCTGTGTTCCTCCATATTCCAGATAAGCTTGTTTGGACTGGGCTTGAGAGGCTTGCAGGGAAGCTGAGGCCGCAGAGAGGTCGGATTTTCGTGTCACATAACATTAAATTTTGTTCCAGACTGGGTGGTGATGAGTGCACACAGCGGCTTGCGAAATTGGGGCTTGAATATGTGGGGAAGCACATTCATGATAGTTTGTTGTTTAACCACTATGAGATCTGGTTCGAATTCCGCAGGCCAAAAGTTTAG